In Acanthopagrus latus isolate v.2019 chromosome 16, fAcaLat1.1, whole genome shotgun sequence, one DNA window encodes the following:
- the marcksb gene encoding myristoylated alanine-rich protein kinase C substrate b has translation MGAQISKTAGKEEAAVEKPAEGAAVAAKTNGQENGHAKTNGDASPAAEEANKAEVQANGSTPTEEAPKEEGEKVEVAEANGEKEPATNGEAAAKPEEGTPSTSDDGKQKKKRFSFKKPSFKLSGFSFKKTKKDSEEGAAPEEAAEGEKASEEAPAEEAKPAEAGEEGAKEAAAEEPKAAEEEEKKEEVKAEVAEAAAPAAAPEGGEEKPAEASPTEPETAASPEAAAAE, from the exons ATGGGAGCACAAATCTCCAAAACCGCTGGAAAAGAGGAAGCTGCGGTCGAAAAGCCGGCAGAAGGCGCGGCTGTTGCGGCGAAGACGAACGGACAG GAGAACGGCCATGCCAAGACCAATGGGGATgcctctccagctgcagaggaggcCAACAAAGCCGAAGTGCAGGCCAACGGCAGCACTCCCACAGAGGAGGCGCCAAAGGAGGAAGGCGAGAAAGTAGAGGTTGCCGAGGCCAACGGCGAGAAGGAGCCTGCCACAAACGGAGAGGCCGCCGCCAAACCGGAGGAAGGTACCCCGTCCACCAGCGACGACGGCAAGCAGAAGAAAAAGCGCTTCTCCTTTAAGAAACCCTCCTTCAAGCTCAGCGGCTTCTCCTTCAAGAAGACCAAGAAGGATTCTGAGGAGGGAGCAGCACCTGAAGAGGCAGCCGAAGGAGAGAAGGCGTCAGAGGAGGCCCCCGCCGAGGAGGCCAAACCAGCCGAGGCCGGCGAGGAAGGAGCCaaggaggctgcagctgaggagcCAAAGGccgcggaggaggaggagaagaaggaggaggtgaaggcagAGGTGGCGGAGGCGGcggcaccagcagcagcaccagagggaggtgaggagaaaCCTGCTGAAGCTTCACCTACTGAACCAGAGACGGCAGCCAGTCCAGAGGCAGCCGCCGCTGAGTGA